The Verrucomicrobiota bacterium genome includes a region encoding these proteins:
- a CDS encoding SDR family NAD(P)-dependent oxidoreductase: MGFSLDGIEALVTGASAGLGEEFARQLAPRAKKLWLVARRRDRLAALRDELERAHPGLEVGVLPLDLGAPSAAETTLTWLKREQAALGLLVNNAGLGDYGEFATSDWERVQQLLRVNIEALTALTHRLLPLLRQEAPAGILHVSSLASCAPIPDFAAYAASKAYVTSFSEALRIELQEQGIRVTALCPGPVPTEFGLSSIRPGEELGPDYQKASRRMEISPARAVSAGLRGLEKDRPCVFPGAWVRLMASLLSCLPMWCLRPALSSRPRKRSEEL; this comes from the coding sequence ATGGGTTTCTCGCTTGATGGCATCGAGGCCCTGGTCACAGGAGCCTCCGCTGGCTTGGGCGAAGAGTTTGCCCGGCAGCTGGCCCCGCGTGCCAAAAAACTATGGCTGGTAGCTCGGCGCCGGGACCGCCTCGCGGCCCTGCGCGACGAGCTGGAGCGCGCTCATCCAGGACTGGAAGTCGGCGTCCTCCCTCTCGACTTGGGGGCCCCTTCCGCCGCCGAAACAACCCTCACTTGGCTCAAGCGAGAGCAAGCCGCCCTCGGCCTGTTGGTCAACAACGCCGGACTGGGCGACTACGGGGAATTCGCGACCTCCGATTGGGAGCGCGTGCAACAGCTTCTCCGGGTCAATATCGAAGCCCTGACCGCCCTCACGCATCGGCTTCTCCCCCTGCTCCGCCAGGAAGCCCCCGCTGGGATCCTCCATGTCAGCTCGCTCGCCAGTTGCGCGCCCATCCCCGACTTCGCAGCCTACGCCGCCAGCAAGGCCTACGTCACCAGTTTCTCAGAAGCCCTTCGCATCGAGTTGCAGGAGCAGGGCATTCGCGTGACGGCGCTCTGCCCCGGGCCCGTCCCCACAGAATTTGGTCTCTCCTCCATCCGTCCGGGGGAGGAATTAGGGCCCGACTACCAGAAAGCCTCTCGTCGCATGGAGATCAGCCCCGCCCGGGCCGTGTCAGCCGGCCTACGAGGGCTAGAAAAAGACCGTCCCTGCGTCTTTCCGGGCGCCTGGGTCCGGCTGATGGCATCTCTCCTGAGCTGCCTGCCGATGTGGTGCCTGCGGCCGGCTCTTTCCTCCCGACCGCGAAAAAGGTCCGAGGAGCTTTAG
- a CDS encoding L,D-transpeptidase, translating to MHSFSQRLLVAAALLAVGSLSSCKTTRSQMTSFDFDPPVASPSSASQVKVHISTGAQRIYVTEGEKVLLASPVSVGRATSPTPPGLHRITSKTKERRRFGEPGRGYPMTYWMSFYSPAYGMHWGFVKPYPCTAGCVRLPLNTARKTFNLVQVGTPVSVASRQPWDDTIGAKLPRLDDAPLPNPPMSYMKSPQVFADAEQGRMWKF from the coding sequence ATGCACTCCTTCTCCCAACGACTTTTGGTGGCAGCGGCCTTGCTGGCAGTGGGCTCTCTCAGCTCCTGCAAGACGACCCGCAGCCAAATGACTTCCTTCGACTTCGACCCCCCGGTCGCCAGTCCATCCAGCGCCTCCCAAGTGAAGGTCCACATCAGCACTGGGGCCCAGCGGATTTATGTGACCGAGGGAGAAAAGGTCCTTCTGGCTTCTCCAGTCTCCGTCGGGAGAGCCACTTCCCCGACCCCCCCTGGCCTCCATCGGATCACCAGCAAGACCAAGGAACGCCGCCGTTTTGGAGAGCCGGGGCGAGGCTACCCCATGACCTATTGGATGTCCTTTTACAGCCCGGCTTACGGCATGCACTGGGGCTTTGTGAAGCCCTACCCGTGCACCGCAGGCTGCGTTCGCTTGCCGCTCAACACCGCGCGCAAGACGTTCAACCTGGTTCAAGTGGGCACCCCCGTGAGCGTGGCGAGCCGTCAGCCCTGGGATGACACCATCGGCGCCAAGCTCCCCCGCCTGGATGACGCCCCTCTCCCGAATCCGCCCATGTCCTACATGAAGAGCCCCCAGGTCTTCGCCGACGCCGAACAGGGGAGGATGTGGAAATTTTGA
- the gnd gene encoding decarboxylating NADP(+)-dependent phosphogluconate dehydrogenase: protein MEVKSDFGLIGLAVMGQNLVLNVESRGFQVSVYNRTTATMTDFVEANPGKKLVACESLEAFVASLERPRKVMIMVKAGAPVDRVIESLEPLLEEGDLIIDGGNSLWTDSERRATALEAKGFRFLGSGVSGGEEGALKGPSIMPGGVRSSWEVIQPIFEAISAKVDGEPCVTYIGPGGAGHYVKMVHNGIEYGDMQLICEAYSIFKAAGFSNQELAEVFAEWNTGDLESYLIQITSKVFEQKDPETGQHIVDLIVDKAGQKGTGRWTVMGAVENAVVVSTINAAVEARILSSMKKARVAAAPHLQGPEAKIGLSKEELKTKVADALYASKIISYAQGLDLIIDLSEKQGWDINLGEIAKIWRGGCIIRARFLNRITDAYRENPKLSNLMLAPFFKEILNTKQAAWREMVALAMSNGIPVPAFSASLGYYDSYRSETLSANLLQAQRDFFGAHTYERLDKPEGEFFHTDWPEVVE, encoded by the coding sequence ATGGAAGTCAAAAGTGATTTTGGATTGATCGGCCTCGCAGTCATGGGGCAAAACCTGGTTCTCAACGTGGAAAGCCGTGGCTTTCAGGTGTCCGTCTACAATCGGACCACCGCCACCATGACCGACTTTGTGGAGGCCAATCCCGGCAAAAAGTTGGTGGCCTGCGAATCCCTCGAAGCCTTCGTGGCCAGCCTGGAGCGCCCTCGCAAAGTCATGATTATGGTCAAGGCAGGCGCGCCCGTCGATCGGGTCATCGAATCCCTCGAGCCCCTTCTGGAAGAGGGGGACCTCATCATCGATGGTGGAAACAGCCTCTGGACCGATTCCGAACGCCGCGCCACCGCCCTCGAGGCCAAGGGCTTCCGGTTCCTGGGTTCCGGCGTTTCTGGGGGAGAGGAGGGAGCGCTCAAAGGGCCTTCCATCATGCCAGGCGGAGTGCGTTCGAGCTGGGAAGTCATCCAGCCCATCTTCGAAGCGATTTCGGCCAAGGTCGATGGCGAACCTTGTGTCACCTACATCGGGCCAGGCGGAGCGGGGCATTACGTAAAGATGGTCCACAACGGGATCGAATATGGAGACATGCAGCTCATCTGTGAAGCCTATTCCATCTTCAAGGCAGCCGGTTTCAGCAACCAAGAGTTGGCGGAAGTCTTCGCCGAATGGAACACGGGGGACTTGGAGAGCTACCTCATCCAAATCACCTCCAAAGTCTTTGAACAAAAGGACCCCGAAACCGGGCAACACATCGTCGATCTCATCGTCGACAAAGCCGGCCAAAAGGGCACCGGACGATGGACCGTCATGGGCGCGGTCGAGAATGCGGTGGTCGTCTCGACCATCAACGCAGCCGTGGAAGCCCGGATTCTCTCCTCCATGAAAAAAGCCCGAGTGGCGGCCGCCCCCCATCTGCAAGGCCCCGAAGCCAAGATTGGCCTGAGCAAGGAAGAGCTGAAGACCAAGGTGGCCGATGCGCTCTATGCCTCCAAAATCATCTCCTATGCCCAGGGTCTCGACCTCATCATCGACCTCAGTGAAAAACAAGGCTGGGACATCAACTTGGGAGAAATCGCCAAGATCTGGCGCGGAGGCTGCATCATCCGAGCCCGCTTCCTCAATCGCATCACCGACGCCTACCGCGAGAATCCCAAGCTCTCCAATCTCATGCTGGCCCCCTTCTTCAAGGAAATCCTCAATACCAAGCAGGCCGCTTGGCGCGAGATGGTGGCCTTGGCCATGAGTAATGGCATTCCGGTGCCGGCCTTCAGTGCCAGCCTGGGCTACTACGACAGCTACCGCAGCGAGACGCTCTCCGCCAATCTCCTGCAAGCCCAGCGGGACTTCTTCGGAGCGCACACCTACGAGCGGCTCGACAAACCGGAAGGCGAGTTCTTCCACACGGATTGGCCCGAGGTCGTGGAGTGA
- the pgsA gene encoding CDP-diacylglycerol--glycerol-3-phosphate 3-phosphatidyltransferase, with protein sequence MAKPRLWNLPNLLTVSRIVMTAGLVGAMSVGGAVGFAWALGLFALASVTDFLDGYLARKWGLISNFGKLMDPLADKVLVLAAFLLLSVQGAVPAWITVVLLTRELLVTGLRSLAAERGEVLPADHWGKVKTVVQVVCVLFWLSALAFQGMKEALVWGLGNGLLAVTLLATVGSGFNYLWKSRSLFLERENEGESKGSGT encoded by the coding sequence ATGGCAAAGCCCCGTCTCTGGAATCTCCCCAACCTGCTGACTGTCTCTCGGATCGTGATGACGGCCGGCCTGGTGGGGGCCATGTCTGTCGGCGGAGCGGTCGGATTTGCTTGGGCCTTGGGCTTGTTCGCGCTGGCCTCGGTCACTGATTTTTTGGACGGCTACCTTGCCCGGAAATGGGGCCTCATCAGCAACTTCGGGAAACTCATGGACCCGCTGGCGGACAAGGTGCTCGTGCTGGCGGCCTTCTTGCTTTTGAGCGTCCAGGGAGCCGTTCCTGCCTGGATCACGGTGGTGCTGCTGACCCGGGAATTGCTGGTCACGGGGCTGCGCTCGCTCGCGGCCGAGCGAGGGGAGGTTCTCCCAGCGGACCACTGGGGGAAAGTCAAAACCGTGGTCCAAGTGGTTTGTGTTCTCTTTTGGCTGAGTGCCCTGGCCTTTCAGGGGATGAAAGAGGCGCTGGTGTGGGGGCTGGGAAATGGGCTGCTCGCCGTGACCCTGCTGGCGACCGTTGGCTCGGGCTTCAACTACCTATGGAAATCACGTTCTCTCTTTTTGGAGAGAGAGAACGAGGGAGAAAGCAAGGGGAGCGGGACTTGA